The nucleotide sequence GACGGGCCTGACCCGATGGCGGGACTCGCCGCCGGGCAGGCCGAACCGTACCCGGTCGAGGGCGACGAACGGGGATCTGGTCACCCGCTCCGGCGCCACCTCCACTCCCAGATCGGCCGCGGTGTACGCCACCACGTCCGGGTCGAACCACCGGTGCACGACCAGCGCCTCGATCAGTCGTGCCTCGTCGGTCGGCAGCCGGGCGAAGCGAGCCAGGGCCTCCTGGGCGACGGGTTCCTGGGTCATGGCGTCAGCTGTCCCTGCTGTCCTGGTCGTCGCGGGCGGGCCCGCGCTTCTCGATGTGCTGCCTGAAGAACTCGTCGAGCAGCCCGGGCACACCGCCGTGACGCCGGTGGATCGCCACGGCCTGGTCCCGGAGGTAGGCCAGCCCGAGTTCCTCGATCCACTCCTGAACGGCCGTCACGTCGAACGGCGGCAGTACCAGCGTGTGCACGGCATCGGCGGTGAAAGCCCTTGGCAGCCTGGGCAGTTGTCGGCCGGCCACGAACACGCTGACCTGCCTCCGGGAGAGCAGAGCGGGCAGCAGCGACCGGCCGAGCCAGTTGCGCATCGGCTGGGCGCAGACGTCGAAGCTGTCGAGACAGATCACCGGTCGGCGCGCGCCCTCGATCAGGTTGTCGAGCAAGGCGTCGCTCAGCGAAGCGGTCTCCCTCGCGCGGTCCTTGCTCTCGGAGAGCAGCTGGATGGTGGTGTGCCGTGCCCATACGTTGCGGAAGTCGGCCTGAGTCGACCTGGACTGCTCCGCGAACCGGTCCCGTGCGGTCCGGTAGCTCGGCGCTTCGACGCCCTGCCACTGGGCCAGCGTGGCCAGTAGCTCCAGGACGCCCTCCTCCTCAGGGATGTCCGCCAGGTCGACGTAGTACGCGCTGTCCGCCCGGTGCCGCTGGTAGATCTCGAACAGCAGGGACGACTTCCCGATGTACTCCGGCCCCTCGAAGAACATCGCCTGGCGTTCGCGGTCCGCCCGGGGGTCCCGCTCGGTGACGCTCCGCGCACTCCGAAGCTGCTCGGCACGGTCGATGTGCCGATGTTCGTCTCGCTCCACCGGATGGTCCTAGCGGCCGTCCTCACCGGCTGTCCGCGCGGGCGGGGGCGGATCGGTGGGGCGGGGCAACGGGGAGCCGTCGTCCGGCAGGATCTCGATGACGCTCTCGTCCAAACGGGTCCTCTTGAACGACGTCCTCGCCGACTTCACCATCCGTATGGAGGACTTCTTGGTCCTGAGGCCGTCGGTCTGCATCGTCTGCCCCTTCAGGGGCTTGGACTCCTCGTGGCCCTCGACACCGGCCGTCACGCCCATGCCTCGCACGCTGGCGCTCTTCAGCGTGCCGCGCCGCAGGCCGAAGACGACCAGACCCAGTACGACGACCACGATGATGCCGATGACCACCAGTTCGGTGTTGGTGAAACCGCCCATGGAAACCTTGCCTCCCCCGCCGTCACTCTCCTGACGGACCATGAGTAACGTGCCACAACGGGGCATGTGCGTGCAGGAGTTACGGGAATCTTCCCGCGACCCGGCGGTTCTATGCCGACACTTTGGCGAGTTCCGGGACAGGCTGGGCGCCGAGCGCCCGGTTGTAGCGGTGGAGCAGCAGCTCGGCCATCGCGGGCGGAGGCGATCCACGATCGCCTGCGCTCTGCTCGTGCTCGCCATGGTCGATGCACTTTTCTCTGAGCCTGTAGGAGATCTTCCGCCGCGGCGTCCAGCTCGCCCGCGCCTCCACAGCCATGCCCTGGTGGGCGCCCCGCCGGGCGAAGTCGGTGCAGATCCGGCTGCGCGCTGACGGCTCCAGCCCGCTGCGCTACCGCACAGAAGGCCCGGCCGACGCCCAGCGGCTGCTGATCCATCACCCCGTTCGGACCGGACGTCACCGTCAGCCGGGCCAGGCCGATCGTCGACGAGCCAGCTAAGCACACCGTACGGGCCGAGTTCATCCTGCGTGGCAAGCCCACCGCGCCCTTGCGCGAGGTGCCCCTCACTCCCGACCCGCTGCAGCCGCTCGTCGATGCCGTGGCCGAACTGCGCGCCGAGCTCGGCGAACCTGGCCGAGATACGGCTCGACATCCAGCGCGCCCCCAAGTGGGCGCTGCGGGCGCGCCGCCTGCAGCTGATGGGTAACCGCGCGCCGGCCCGAGCGCCGGGAGGCCCAGCGGGCCGCGCGCTGGCTGCGGCAGGACGCCAGCGGCATCGAGGACTCCCTGGGCTGGCAGCTGCAGCAGCTCCTCAGCGACAAGCCTGCCACGGGGGGCGGACGGCGGCTGGTCATGCCACCGTGCCCCGCCGGGTCGAGCCGGCCGAGGCACTGGGCAAGCTCGCCGACGACGACCACCTGGTCCGGGTCCAGTTGCTCGTGACGTGCGCCTCGAACACCGAGGGCCGCGCCAGGCCCGGCTCGCCCAACTCCAGGCGTTTCGAGCGCCGCTGGAACCTGCGGCATTGCCAGCCGCCCCGCACAACTGGGTCCGGCTGGAAGAGCTGACCGGCCTGCTCAAGCCGCCCACCACCAACTGCCGTCTGCCGGTGCTCGCCGGTGCCCCTCTCCCGCGCGCGGAGGTGTCCCGTTTTATCGTGCACGCTGCTACCGCACCGACCGTCCTCTCCGCGCGAGCAGAGGTGTTCCGCGGCGGATCGTGACCGCGACCGCGATCCGGCGGTCCTCTCCGCGCGAGCGGACGCCCTCTCCGTGTGAGCGGATCCGGCCGGGTGGAGACGCGCAGAGCCATCCCAGCCAAGCCGGGCCGGAACAGACGGGCAGTCGGCGCCACTTCAGCCGGAGGAATTGCCGCACACGCGCCCCGGTAAGGCCAGTTCGGCGGGGCCAGTTCAGAGTGTTCAAGACAGGCCGGGAAACCAAACCGTTCGCACGCCGTCGTCAGACGGTGTGCGGTTCCTGCGTGCGATACGCCGTCACCAGGAGCGTGTCGGCGGCGCGCGGCCCCGGTCCGCCGGGCAGAACCTCGGTAGTGATCCGGGTGAACCCGGCCTCGTCGAGGAGCTTGGTCCACACGTGTTCCCGGAGCACCCAGCGGCGTATGACGGCCGCCGTGCCGTCCGGTGTCTTCCCGCCGATCTCGGTGTGCTGCACGTACGGGTGGGCGGGCGTGCCGCCGAGGTGATGGGCGAGGGTGGAAAAAACCAGCCGTCCACCCGGGCGTAGCGCGCTCGCCGCTGCGGGCAGCAACTCGCGCGGCTCGGTGAAGTCGACGGCGCCGAAGACGCTGTAGAGCACGTCGTAGGTGTCGGTGCTGGCCCTGAGGTGGGCGGGCACGTCACAAAGGGCCAGTCGCAGCCGCGGGGCGAGATGGCCGTACAGGTCGCAGGCCATGGCGTGCTGAGCGGGCGAGGCATCGACGGCGACGATGCCGGCGGGGTGGTGGTGGACAGCCAGGTGGGACGCCTGCCGGGCCGCCCCAGCTCCGAGATCGCCTACACACCGGCCGTCGAGGTCGCCGAGGAGTTCCGCTCCGGGGCCGCTGTCCTGGCCCCAGCTCCAGTGGAATTCGCCGGGCACGGCACGGTCGGTGGTGTGCCGGATGCGGCCGTAGTGGTGCCAGAGGTCTGCGGTGCGAGTCACCCGGCCCATCCTGGCGGGCACCGTCGATCGCGGAGCAGGTTCAGTCGAATCCCACCCGGAATGATCATGCATGCCCCCAGTGGATGCTCTGGGATTGCGCGGTAACCCGGACTGCGGCCTTTTGAACCGTCGGAGTTCCGGCGGCATGCCAGCGGCCCAGATGGTCCTCGATGGCGTCCCAGGGGGGTTGAGGACCGCCCTGCCGGACGATCCAGCGACCATTCTCTTCGTAGAGCGCGGCCCACGATCCGGTCATGGCATCGATCAGGACGTCCTCGTCTTGCTCGCCCTGCCGCAGTTGCATGTGCTGTGCCTGGGGCGCGGCGAACTGTGCGACAAAGCGGCTGGTCCAGTCGGTGAGGACGTCGGCCCCAATGAGGGCTTCGCGTTCGTTGCCGGCACTGAGGTCGGGGAGCAGCCCGATGGGCGGCGGCAGGTGGGGGCGGGCGAGCATGAAGCTGACCTGTCCGCTCAGTACTGGCCCAGATGCAGTGCCGTCTTCGTGGACGGTTAGGCGGACCAGTTCGGATGCGTTGAGCCAGCCGCCGATGGTCGTCAGGATGTGCCCGCCGGGCTGGGTCTGTTCGAGCCAAGTCGCGGGCACGGTGTGTACAGCGCAGGTGGCGATGATCCGGTCGTAGGGTGCGCCGTGCTCGTGGCCAGCAAGACCGTCGCCAGTCAGCAGAGTGGGAAAGGTGCCGAGTCGGCTGAGAGCGTCTCGAGCTTGCTGGGCGACCCCCTCGTCGTATTCGATCGAGCTGACGTGGTCATCGCCCAGGCGCGCGCAGAGCACGGCGGTGGAGTAGCCGGTTCCGGTCCCGATCTCCAGCACGTTCATGTCCGGCTCTACGAGGAGGTCCTCCAGCATGCGCAGTACCAGCGAGGGGAGCGTGCTGGAGCTGGTGGGTTCGCGCATGATCTCGCCGTGGATATTGGCTGGTCTGATCGTGCCAGCGATCTGTGTGACCAAAGATTCGTCGGCGTAACAGGCGGAGAGCCAGCCATCCTGATCCTGAAGTACCGGGGCCCAGGCGGTGGGCGACGTGTGGGGCACTGCGCGGAAGAAGCCAGTGCGCAGGAACTCGTGCCTGGGCACGGCCTCAGCGGCCTTCTTCCACGGGTCCGTGCGCAGAGATCCGACGGCCGTCACGGCGTCGATGAGCCGCCGCAGGAGTGGTTCGTAGTCGCTCACGATTTCCTTTCCAGTAGATCGGTCAGGGCTGCGCACATGGGCAGTCCGGTCTCGTTCTGTAGCCAGTACCACTGGCCGGAGGGGTTGCATTCCAGGAACCACCATTGGCCTTCGGCGTCGAGAGCGAAGTCGAATGCGCCGAAGAGCAGTCCGAAGTGGTCGAGGTAGTCGTGAAGTGCGATCTCGATCTGCTCGGGGGCGGATACGGGGGTGTAGGTCAGGTGGCTGTAGTCGGTGCGCCAGTCCAACAGATCCGAGTCGATCCGGACGCTGAAGGTGTGAGGTCCGATCGCTGTCACGCGGACGTCCGCTGTCTTTGGTACGCGCTGTTGGAAAAGGTGGGCGGTGCCAGACACCCGGTCGTCGATGTCTCCGGCAGCCGCCTCGGCAATCTCGACCGTGCAGGAGACGTCGTCGACGTGATAGGCGGGATTGTGCAAGGGCTTGTAGATCACCGGTCCGTGGCGCTCGATGAAGGTCCTGGCAGCCTCAGGTTGGGAGGTGACGAGAGTAGGCGGAACCTGGAGGCCGACCTGCACCGCAGCGGCGAGGCCGGCCGGTTTGAATTCAGCGTCGCCAATGCGGTGAGGGTGGTTCACATACAGGCAGTCAGGGAGCGAGGCGATCACACCGCCGAGGCCGTATCGGGCTTGTGTGATAGCGAACCGCGCATCCTGATCTTCGAGGTGAGGGAAGGCGAAGCCGGTTGGGCGACGGTAGTAGAGCGCGCGGACGTGGGCCAGCTCGGCACTGCGCGTCGGGGTGCTGATGCGTCCCTGGATGCCGTTTTGAGTGATCTCTGCCTCCACCGACAGCGATGCGGGGAAGTCTCCCGAGTCGAACCGCATGACTGGGACATCCCGGTCGTGGAGCTCGTTGATCACCACGTCGGCTGTGGGGTCATAAAGGCTGGTGACGACCAGCACTGGACGCTGATCGCTCATTGGTCGTTGTCGCTGCCTGTGTCGCTGTCTTGAGTGGAGCCGTTGCCGTCGGGGCTGGTTCCCGTGGCCGGACTGGTGCCAGTGCTGGTGCCGTGGCCGGGCATCTCCATCGCCCGGCCTGAGCCGTCGAAGAATATGGCGGTCTGGGTGACCGGGTTCAGCTCTGCCTGTGCGTATTCGGGAGCCGATGTCGGGTACGGCGCCATGCGGCTGATGCCCCACGGCTTGGGGGTGTTGATGCCCTGCGGGATGGCTACGCTTGTGGGCAGACGGTCTGAATGCACAAACATCGCGTCTCCTATGTGTGTGGCACGGGCACGTAAAGGTCTCGATGCTAGAGGTGGAGGCGGCTCCGCACGGTACGCAGTGCCAGACAGGTGAGCGGGCCGCGCTGCCGGAGCGTTGGGAGGGGCCTGCCCCTGTGTTATGTCTGGCGGATGAACTGGCCTTTTGTTGGTGGCCCGACGTTCGGACCATCGCCTCGCGCTGCTCGCAGCATCTGCTACGGCCGCACCTCCTAGATCCCTGATTAGGCGTCATGTCACTTACCACCCAAGCACCTGTACCCCGGTGGATTCGACGCCAGAGCAATGCAAGAACGATGTAAGTCGGTCCAGGCAAGTGAGCGTTAGCCTAGGCCGGGCATGAAATGAGAAGGAGCGCGGTACCGTTGCCGCACCCTTCCGCTTCGCGGACTCCGGAGCCCGGCATGACCGAACCTCGCAGAGCGCTCCCCAATACCGTGCTGCGTCAGGTGCGCGAGCTGGACTTCCAGATGAGCCGAATGGAGTTCGCCTCGGCGGTCCGCAAGGCTGGCGAGGAGCTGGGCGAGCACGTCGGGTGCCAGACCCGATTAGTGGCAGCCTGGGAAGACGGGGAGGTCGACTGTCCTCGCGCCGTCTACCGGCGGATCCTTACCCAGATGACCGGCCGCAGCATGGCACAACTGGGTTTTCGTACCAGCCCGGCGCCCTCTGCAGCCACGGTGGATACCGTGACCGTGCCACGGGAGGAGAGTGATCCGGTGGAGCGGCGTGACTTCCTGCTCGACGGCGCGGGCGTCGCCCTCGGGCTACCGTTCGGCGCTGACGACACGTATCCGGGAAAGATCGGCGCCACCCACGTACGCGCCGTTACCCGGGCCGTGTCCATGCTGTACGAGCAGGACCACGACCACGGTTCGGCGATGCTGCGGCAGGCCGCCTCACGGGCCCTGCACACCGCTTACCAGTGGTTACAGACCGGAACGTACACGGGGAAGACCGAGCGGAAACTCCGCTCGGCGGTCGGCGCTCTGTCGATCGCCGCCGGATGGTTGTCGTACGACTCCGGCCGCCCGGGTGATGCTCACTCGCTATACGGCGAGGCACTCGCGGCCGCGCGGATCGCCGATGACCCGGAACTGGAGAGCCATGCATTCGGCTGCCTGAGCCTGCTGGCCAAGGCCCAGGGACGGCCGCGTGAGGCGGTCGCCGCCGCGCAGGGTGCGCAGACTGTCGCCCGCCACATCGGTTCCGCCCGGCTGTTGTCCCTGTTCCACATGCGTGAGGCCGGAGGCTGGGCACTCGCTGGTGACGCCAGCGCGACGGATCGGGCGATCGTGAAGTCCCATCGTCTGTATGCCCAGGGGCCCAGCGATGCAGACCCGGCATGGCTGGGCTTCTTCGCACCCGGCGAACTCGCCGGGTTGGAGTCCCTGGCCCGGGCTGATCTCGGACAGCACGAACGCGCCGCGGCCGGGGCCGAGCAGGCAGTCATGCTACACGGGGGGACATTTGCGAGGAATTCTGCTCTGTACACCGCCGACGTAGCCATCCAACATGCCGTGAGGGGCAGGCCCGAGCCGGAGGCCGCCGCCGAGGCCGCAGGCAAGGTCTTGGAATTTCTCCCCGAAGTGCGCTCCGACCGGCTATTGCAAGCGCTTCACAATGTTGCGGGTGCACTCCAGCGGCACAACCGCGTCCCTGCGGTCGCAGACTGGGTCGAGGAGTACCGCACCATCACCGCCACCGCAGGAGGACGGGCGTGAGCACCCCCAGCACCCACACAGACGTCGTGATCCGCACGTACGGACCCGGCCAGGTCGCACCGCTGATCGACACGGTCGCCGACCTCTGGGCCGACGCCCACCCCGAGATCGTGGACACCCCTGGCGCCGCCACTGACGGCCTGTCCGTACCCGCGCTGCGCCGTCAGGTCCTCGGACATGTCCACCACCACAGGGAGGGATTCACACTGGTCGCGGCGTACGCGCACGGCGCCATGGTCGGCTTCGGGTACGCCTTTCCCTGCACGCCGGAGTACTGGTTCGGCAGCGAACTGCTGCCCCAGATCCCTGAACCTGTCCGCGCCGGTCGTCTGATGGGGCTGTGCGAGCTTGCGGTCACCGCAGCCTGGCAGGGCCGGGGCATCGGTACCCGTCTACACGCCGCACTCGTCACATCGATCAACCCGGAGTGGTCCTCTCTGCTGGTACGTCCCGACAACGCCAGTGGGCGCTCGCTGTACGACAGGCTCGGCTACCGGTACGCCGGCCCGTACCGCAACGAAGCCGACGGGCCGGTCTATGACCTTCTGCTCCTCCGGGTTGAATCTGCTGAGGGTTTGCCGGAACCAAGGCGCTGATGTGGCTTGGGAGTTGCCCGGGGCAAGGGGTAGAAGAGCGGACTCCTTCTGCAGCGTGTTGCCAAGCACAGACAGCGCGGGTCCCAGCCCAGGGTCCCTTGCATGATCGAGATTTGTCCGGATTCATACGGTGAGGCCGAGGGCGGTCAGGGATCTGCGGCAGTCGCGGGTGGTGTAGCGGAGGGCGGCGGCGATGTTGGTGCGACCGTCCTGACGGTGGACGCTGATGGCAAGGTTGCGCAGGCCAGCCATGATGCGTGGGAGGCGACCGACGTGGATAGTGGAGTCGTCCTCGTGGAAGGTGCGGTTGCGGACGTGGTGCAGGAGATTTTCAATCTTCCAGTGCCCTCTGATCCAGGCCGCGAGCTGGGGGCCGGTCGCCGTGTCGGGCGGCAGGCTAGTGATCAACATGCACGGCCAGACCGAGACCACCGGAATCGTCAGCATCCGCGGGTCGACGCCATCCCCGCATCTGGCAGCGTCCCGATCGGCCAGCCCCTGCACGGCACAGGACTGCCGCTTCTCGATGACCGCCTCACCCCTGTGCCCGATGGCGAGGTCGGGGAAATCGTCGTTGCCGGCCCCGCCATGGCCCGCGGCTGCTTGCCCGGCATCAGGCGGACGGTGCGTCGGTGCCGGCCGGGGGGCCTGGGTGAAACGGTGTCGGGGCGCGGTCGATCAGTCGCGGAGGCGTTTTTCGACGGCTTCCACGAGGGCGTCGATTACGCCGTCGGGTGAGGGGCTGTAGTGGGGGACGGCCCAGCGGGTGATCTTTGCGTCGATGACGGTGGGCCGGCCGGAGGCGAGGGCCGTGCGGAAGGCCTCCTCGAACTCGTCGAGTGTCTCCACGCGGTAGCCGTCGGCGCCGCACGCGTGCGCGTACGCCGCGAAGTCCGGGTTCTGGAACTCGACCAGGGCGCTCTCCCGGTAGGTGGCGAGCTGGAAGAGTTTGATCAGCTTGAACTCCTCGTCGTCGAAGATGACCCAGATGACGGGGATGTCGTTCTCGACGGCGGTCATGAGCTCGAACCCGGCCAGGGAGTAGCAGCCGTCGCCGCAGCCGACGACGACGGTCCGTTCCGGGTGCGCGATCTTCAGGCCGATGGCGCCGTTGACGTGCCCGGCCATCGGCCCGAAGGAGCCGGCCTTGCGGAAGTTCTGTCCCTCCTCCAGCTCGACGTAGTAGCCGAGCCAGGCCAGATGGGCGCCCGCGTCCGCGAGGAGGACGGCGTGCGGCGGCAGCATCCGGCCGATCGACTGCGCGAGCTGACCGGGGTGGATCTTCCCGGTGAGGTGGGTGATGTGCCGGGCCTCGTAGTCCCGGCTTTTGACGTCGGCCGCCGGCACATCGCCGGGCATCTTCTTCTCCAGTGCGTCGACGAGGGCCTCCACCGCCGGGCGGGCGTCGCTCAGCAACGCGTGGTCGGGCGGGTACGCCTTGTGGAACTCCGTCTCGGAGATGTTCACGTGGATGAGGAGCTTGTCCTTGAACAGGTCCTCGCGGTAGTTGAACGTCGCGTGCTGGTTGAGGGAGTTCCCGATGCACAGCACGATGTCGGCCTCGCGGAAGGCCTTCCAGGCACTGGAGTGGCCGCTGTCCGCGAAGACGCCCACGGCGAGTGGATGTGCCTCGGACACGATGCCCTTGCCGTCCAGCGTGGTGAGCAAGGGGATCTGGAACCGCTCGATCAATCGCTTGACCTGCGGTCCCGCCCCGCTGCGGATCGCGCCGAAGCCGGCAAGGGCCACGATCCGTTTCCGCTGGGCCAGGGCGTCGGCCAGCACCGACGTGATCTCGTCCACGCGCGCCGGGTCGGGCAGGACCGGGGCGACGTCGAGCCGGATCGGCCGGAAGTTCGTGACCTCGACACCAGGGTGGGTGAGGTCCTCGGGGACGTGGATGTGCACGGGTCCGGGCCGGCCCTCGAAGGCGATGTTGACCGCTTCCTCGAGGACGTCGCAGGTGTCGTTGGCGTCGGTGAGCAGGAAGGACTTCTTGGTGGTGGCCGCGAACATCGCCCGGGAGTCGGGCGTGCGGTTCAGGCCCGACGTTTCGTTGAGCGACCCCCGTCCCTGCCACTCCCGTGACGCGTACCCGGAGACGGCGAGGACGGTGTAGGAGTCGGACATCGCCACCGCCAGCCCGGAGAACAGGTTGAACGCGCCGGGCCCGGCGGTCGCGAAGCAGAAGCCCAGCCGGTTGGTGTACATGGCGTAGCCGCAGGCCATGAAGGACGCTGCCTGTTCGTGCCGGGCGATGATCGGCCGGATCTGCCGGGAATGTTTCAGCGCCAGCATCAGACCGGCGGCGTTCTCCCCCGCGCCGCCGAACGCCGCCCGCACGCCGACGCCTTCCAGCCCCTTGACGATGGCCTCATAGACTCTCATCGGTTTCTCCCTCATTGCGCGGCCCGTCCGCCCTGGTGGAGCCGGTCCTCGAGCGCCTCCCACATGCCGGGGACGACGCCTTCCGGTGATGTGCTGTAGTGGGGCAGCGCCCATCGGGTGATCTTGACGTCGATCACTGTCGGTCTGTTCGAGGTGAGGGCGGCCCGGAACGCGGCCTCGAACTCGTCGAGCGTCTCCACGTGGTAGCCGTCGGCACCGCAGGCCTTCGCGTACATCGCGAAGTCGGGGTTCTGGAATTCCACCAGTCCCGATTCGCCGTAGGTGGCGATCTGGTAGAGCTTGACCAGCTTGTACTCGTCGTCGTTGAAGATGACCCAGATGACGGGGATGTCGTTCTCGACGGCGGTCATCAGCTCGAAGCCGGCCATCGAGTAGCAGCCGTCACCGCACCCGACGACGACCGTCCGGTGGGGCTGGGCGAGCTTCACCCCGATCGCGCCGTTCACGTGCGCGGACATCGGCCCGAAGGTGCCCGTCTTGCGGAAGTTCTGGCCCTGCTCCAGGTCGACGTAGTAGCCGAGCCAGGCGAGGTGGGCACCGGCGTCGGCGAGGAGCACGGCGTCCTCCGGCAGCATGCGGCCGATCGCCTGCGCCAGCCGCCCCGGATGGATCGCCCCGGGAAGGTGGGGGACATGCCGGGTCTCGTGGTCCCGGCCGAGCACCTGCACGGGTCCGGCCGGAGCGGACTTCCGCTCCAGTGCCGCGCCGAGCGCCTCGACCGCGAGACGCGCGTCGGAGACGAGGGCGTGAGCGGGCCGGTAGTGCTTGCCCATCTCGCCGGCGTCGATGTTGACCTGGATGAGCGTCTTGCCGTCGAACAGGCCCTCGCGCAGGCCGAACGTCGCGTGTTGGTTGAGCGAGTTGCCGATGGCCAGGACCACGTCGGCCTCACGGAACGCCTGCCAGGCACTGGCGTGGCCGCTCTCCGAGAACACTCCGGCGGCGAGCGGGTGGGTCTCGGGGATCACGCCCTTGCCGTCCAGGGTGGTGACGACGGGGATCTGGAAGCGCTCGACGAAGCGCTGCACCGCCGCCTCGGCGTAACTGCGGATCGTGCCGAAGCCGGCCAGGAGGACGATCCGGCGCCCCTCCCGCAGGGCGTCGGCCAGCACTCCGGCGATGGTCTGGACCTGCTCCAGGTCGGGCCGCACGGGCGCCACGTCCAGCCTGACGTCGTGGTAGTTGTCCACGGTCGTGCCGCGGTGGGTGAGGTTCTGCGGGACGTGGATGTGCACCGGGCCGGGCCGGCCCTCGAAGGCGGTGTTCACGGCCTCCTCGAGGACGTCGCACGTGTCGGCGATGTCCGTGAGCAGGAAGGACTTCTTGGTCGTCGCGGCGAACATCGCCTGCGAGTCGGGGGTGCGGCCCCGCCCCGACGTGTCGTTCACCGCGCCGTGGCCGCGCCAGTCGAGGGAGACGAAACCGGTGAGGGCCAGCACCGGGTAGGAGTCGGACAGGGCGACGGCGAGGCCGGAGAAGAGGTTGAACGCGCCGGGACCGACGGTGGCGAAGCAGACCCCGAGCCGGCCCGTATACATGGCGTAGCCGCACGCCATGAACGAGGCGGCCTGCTCGTGCCGGGTCATGATCGGCCGGATCTTCCGCGACTTCTCCAGTGCCAGGGCCAGACTGGCGATGTTCTCGCCGTTGCCGCCGAACGCGGTGTCGACACCCGCGCTCTCCAGCCCCCTGACCATGGCTTCGTACACCTGCATGGCGCTCCTTCGGTGCGTGCTTCCGGGGCCCATGGTGGGTCGGCTACTCCTTCCAGCGCGCGGCGTGGGCGCGGTGGGCGTCGGTCAGGCCGTTCCGGAAGAACCGCTCGTAGTACTCGGTTTCGACGTGGTGCGTCTGCAGCCAGATGCCGGGCACGTGGATGGCGTCGGTGTGGGCCGGGAAGCGTCCGTGGGTGGCGTGGATGTACACGCAGACGTCGCGTGCGCAGTCGATCACCCGCTGGTCGTACTCGCCCGCCTCTTCGAGGTAGCGGGGCGCGTACCCGTCCTTGTAGATGCGGCTGAAGACGTCCTTGTCCTCGTAGATGCCGCCCTTGCCGAACTTGCTCTGCACCACCGCGTCCACGGCGGCTTCCATCGAGGGGTAGTTGGGCGGGCAGGCGCCTTTGATGAGGTGTTCGCCGGCGGCCCGCAGTCCCACCGGGTGGGCGCGCAGGGTCGCGTACTTCGGCAGCGGCACCTGCCAGCGCAGGAGGTCGGCGGGTTTGAAGCGCGGGGTGACGAAGTCGAAGCCGAGCATGCGGCCGTAGGTGCGGGAGAACTTCGGGTCGCCCAGCATGAGCTGGGGGTTGATCGAGGCGTGGATCCAGGCGCCGAGTCCCATGGCGTCGGCGACCAGCATCATGTTCTGCAGCAGCAGGTCGGCTTCCACCTGGGTGCGCATCGGCCCCAGGGCGCCGAGCGGCAGCTTGAGGTCGGGGTTGAGGAAGCCGTTGCGCACCCACTTGCGCACCCCGGCCGGGCGGTAGAGGTTGCGGTCGTCGACGAAGGTGGGCCGGGCTCCGTCGGGCTGGGTCAGCAGGTACATCAGCGCGTTGATGTACTGGTGGGAGAGGTCGACGACCGGCAGGAAGACCGTGGTGCCCGGGAGGTTGGACAGGAAGCGGTTGGAGTCGAGGTAGGCGGGGAAGTCGCGCATGCCCTCGGCCACGTCCAGGCGGCGGTCCAGCACCTTCACCTTCGCCCGGCCGGCCCGTTCGAGCAGTGTGTCGGGGTCGAATCCCGCCCCGGGCGACGGGGGCAGCTTCCTCAGGTAGTACGTCCCGCTGTCGTTGATCATGAAGAAGTGGGTGCCCTGGGCGTTGTCGGGGCTGCCCGCCGTACGCCCCACCATGTTCAGGTTCGGCTTGGCCATGATGGGCTTGTGGTCGCGCGGGTCCTCGAAAGGCCGGTCGGGCATGCTGAGGCCGGAGCAGCCGGTGAGGGCGATGAGCACGGCCTCCTCCAGCTCGCCCAGGGGCTG is from Streptomyces rishiriensis and encodes:
- a CDS encoding thiamine pyrophosphate-binding protein is translated as MQVYEAMVRGLESAGVDTAFGGNGENIASLALALEKSRKIRPIMTRHEQAASFMACGYAMYTGRLGVCFATVGPGAFNLFSGLAVALSDSYPVLALTGFVSLDWRGHGAVNDTSGRGRTPDSQAMFAATTKKSFLLTDIADTCDVLEEAVNTAFEGRPGPVHIHVPQNLTHRGTTVDNYHDVRLDVAPVRPDLEQVQTIAGVLADALREGRRIVLLAGFGTIRSYAEAAVQRFVERFQIPVVTTLDGKGVIPETHPLAAGVFSESGHASAWQAFREADVVLAIGNSLNQHATFGLREGLFDGKTLIQVNIDAGEMGKHYRPAHALVSDARLAVEALGAALERKSAPAGPVQVLGRDHETRHVPHLPGAIHPGRLAQAIGRMLPEDAVLLADAGAHLAWLGYYVDLEQGQNFRKTGTFGPMSAHVNGAIGVKLAQPHRTVVVGCGDGCYSMAGFELMTAVENDIPVIWVIFNDDEYKLVKLYQIATYGESGLVEFQNPDFAMYAKACGADGYHVETLDEFEAAFRAALTSNRPTVIDVKITRWALPHYSTSPEGVVPGMWEALEDRLHQGGRAAQ